One Candidatus Binatia bacterium genomic region harbors:
- a CDS encoding DUF3604 domain-containing protein — protein MRIHYHLLSFLLIALLPHQASAELRPYSVTEEREPCTDYDPLKRPFFGDTHIHTAFSFDASTQDTRNRPRDAYRFARGEELGIQPYDARGEPARRVQLDRPLDFTSLSDHAEFLGDVRICRTPGEWSYWHPVCVAFRHSPPLGLTLLAAPGLIYGYRWGFCGEEGEACDRVAGSVWEEIQAAAEEAYDRSSRCEFTSFVGYEWTGSVGEGQNLHRNVIFRNALVPALPPSWRDTESAWALWDRLESECVEGLPGCDALTIPHNSNLSGGLMFESARASRENVDGLFYGKGEPVPSIDAEEAARRSRWEPLVEIMQHKGDSECDRRAGWGSDEFCDFEKLPYDRFGAKTGGSVGEIAPRRSFTRAALSQGLAIREAEGANPFQFGQIAATDTHLGTPGLVAEKDHPGHGGAGMHSGGGSEVVGLPDDIEFGPGGLAVLWAEENTRDSLFHAMQRREAYGTSGTRPIVRFFGGWDLPEDLCARSDLVATGYARGVAMGSVLPASGKGNTRGPRFVVHATRDSGTGKDAGGPLQRIQIIKGWRENGEPQEKVLDVAGGDNGVTVDPRTCEPSGGGAAVLCAVWEDPEFDAGADAFYYARVIENPSCRWSQYACNKAQISCAGDVMALPEGLRPCCDPEYPGIQQERAWTSPIWFEPAEGTKDG, from the coding sequence ATGAGGATCCATTATCATCTACTTTCTTTTCTGCTGATCGCCTTGCTCCCACATCAGGCTTCCGCGGAGCTCCGACCCTATTCCGTGACCGAGGAGCGAGAACCTTGTACGGATTACGATCCGCTCAAGAGGCCGTTTTTTGGCGACACTCATATTCATACGGCATTCTCCTTCGATGCGAGCACGCAGGATACGAGAAATCGGCCGAGGGATGCCTATCGGTTTGCGCGCGGCGAGGAGTTGGGCATCCAGCCTTATGATGCCAGGGGGGAGCCGGCTCGACGGGTCCAGTTGGATCGGCCACTGGACTTCACTTCACTTTCGGACCACGCCGAGTTTCTCGGTGACGTGCGGATTTGTCGCACGCCGGGGGAATGGTCGTACTGGCATCCGGTTTGTGTCGCCTTCCGCCATTCGCCGCCTTTGGGGCTCACGCTGCTCGCAGCGCCTGGCCTGATCTATGGTTATCGCTGGGGCTTTTGCGGCGAGGAGGGTGAGGCTTGTGACCGGGTCGCCGGCAGCGTCTGGGAAGAAATTCAGGCGGCGGCGGAGGAGGCCTACGACCGGAGCTCGCGCTGCGAATTCACCTCCTTTGTCGGCTATGAGTGGACCGGGAGTGTGGGTGAGGGGCAAAATCTGCACCGGAACGTCATTTTCCGCAACGCTCTGGTGCCGGCATTACCGCCGAGTTGGCGCGATACGGAGTCGGCCTGGGCCCTCTGGGACCGTCTCGAGAGCGAATGTGTCGAGGGATTGCCGGGCTGCGACGCCCTGACGATTCCGCACAACTCAAACCTCAGCGGCGGTTTGATGTTTGAATCGGCCCGCGCCTCGCGGGAAAATGTCGACGGACTTTTCTACGGAAAAGGAGAACCGGTCCCGTCCATCGATGCCGAAGAGGCGGCGCGACGCAGCCGTTGGGAACCGCTGGTTGAAATCATGCAGCATAAGGGGGACTCCGAGTGTGATCGCCGCGCGGGCTGGGGCTCTGATGAGTTTTGCGATTTCGAGAAGCTTCCCTATGACCGATTCGGTGCCAAGACGGGAGGGAGTGTTGGGGAAATTGCCCCCCGCCGTTCGTTCACCCGCGCGGCGCTGTCGCAGGGGCTGGCCATTCGCGAAGCTGAGGGAGCGAACCCGTTCCAATTCGGACAAATCGCAGCGACCGATACGCATCTGGGAACGCCGGGTCTGGTAGCCGAGAAGGACCACCCGGGCCATGGCGGCGCTGGAATGCATTCAGGTGGTGGGAGCGAGGTTGTGGGATTGCCGGACGATATCGAATTCGGCCCGGGGGGATTGGCTGTGCTTTGGGCCGAGGAGAATACGCGTGATTCCCTGTTTCACGCGATGCAGCGCCGGGAAGCCTACGGGACAAGCGGTACGCGACCCATCGTGCGGTTTTTTGGAGGTTGGGATCTGCCCGAGGATCTATGCGCTCGCTCGGACCTTGTTGCGACCGGCTATGCGCGCGGGGTTGCGATGGGATCGGTCCTGCCTGCATCTGGCAAGGGGAATACCAGGGGCCCCCGTTTTGTCGTCCATGCGACAAGGGATTCGGGCACCGGAAAAGATGCCGGAGGCCCGCTACAGCGTATCCAGATTATCAAGGGATGGCGGGAGAATGGAGAGCCCCAAGAAAAAGTACTTGACGTTGCCGGTGGGGATAATGGAGTGACCGTCGACCCACGAACCTGCGAGCCCAGCGGGGGCGGTGCGGCGGTTCTGTGTGCGGTTTGGGAGGATCCGGAATTCGATGCGGGTGCGGATGCTTTTTACTATGCTCGGGTGATTGAAAACCCGAGTTGTCGCTGGAGTCAGTACGCTTGCAACAAGGCGCAAATAAGTTGTGCTGGTGATGTAATGGCCTTGCCCGAAGGGTTGCGGCCCTGCTGTGATCCTGAGTACCCGGGAATTCAGCAGGAGCGAGCGTGGACTTCTCCGATCTGGTTCGAGCCTGCCGAAGGCACCAAGGACGGCTGA
- a CDS encoding SDR family oxidoreductase, with protein MMLKDKTLVVCGSGPGLGSEIARGALRDGANLVLAARTEKKLQALADELQAPDRIAIAVTDIREEDDCKKLAGIAHDRFGGVDALALVAAVDNTFGNVMDADIETWRNALETNVIGASLAVRALVPQMRSRGGGSIILIGSQSSFVPQMPQIGYASSKGAMITAMYYMAQELGPDRIRVNTVVPTWMWGPPVQGYVKLMSHKEKVSEEEIIAGITKDMPLGEIPKDEDVAEAVLFLASDRARMITGQHLLVNAGEHMP; from the coding sequence ATGATGCTCAAGGATAAAACTCTCGTCGTCTGCGGCTCCGGGCCGGGACTGGGTTCGGAAATCGCCCGCGGCGCGCTTCGGGATGGAGCGAATCTCGTTCTCGCTGCGCGAACCGAAAAAAAACTACAGGCTCTCGCTGACGAACTGCAGGCACCCGATCGCATCGCAATTGCAGTGACCGATATTCGCGAAGAAGACGACTGCAAAAAACTTGCCGGGATCGCGCACGACCGCTTCGGTGGCGTGGATGCCTTGGCACTCGTGGCCGCCGTCGATAATACCTTCGGCAATGTGATGGATGCCGATATCGAGACCTGGCGAAACGCATTGGAGACAAATGTCATCGGTGCCTCGCTCGCCGTCCGAGCTCTCGTGCCGCAGATGCGCTCGCGCGGTGGCGGCAGCATCATTCTGATCGGATCCCAATCCAGCTTTGTGCCCCAGATGCCGCAGATTGGGTATGCCTCCTCCAAGGGCGCCATGATTACGGCGATGTACTATATGGCGCAGGAGCTGGGGCCGGATCGAATTCGGGTCAATACCGTCGTACCGACCTGGATGTGGGGCCCTCCGGTCCAGGGCTATGTGAAATTGATGTCGCACAAGGAGAAGGTCTCGGAAGAAGAGATCATTGCGGGGATCACAAAGGATATGCCTTTGGGCGAAATCCCCAAAGACGAAGACGTTGCCGAAGCTGTGCTCTTCCTTGCGTCCGACCGCGCCCGAATGATCACCGGCCAACACCTGCTGGTCAACGCCGGCGAACATATGCCCTGA
- a CDS encoding DUF922 domain-containing protein — translation MKALILIPLLGLLLSSPALSAAPEIPTPTIEASSRSRDRFYEVRGATAAEVFSSIGKQKIGNIPGRSASGLTESKLSYSLESTYGGNKPCRVLSLKLDLNLVITLPRHASSRNLDPDAQRNWEIYETAVEAHEYRHVEIELRGLEELTQRLRRGITDGKITAAGQSACANYVDELLRQQRSLTKRRHEDFHVEASQEVRDLQAAGRARLDTFDEQLERDQRALNELAEMIGEVRDEYDDLLESIPLSAPGLRADSWSIARELAEELNAAIDRHHVLREERQGQLEARKRLVEDLQWIR, via the coding sequence ATGAAAGCCTTGATTCTCATTCCGCTTCTCGGCCTGCTGCTGAGCAGCCCGGCCCTCTCCGCGGCGCCTGAAATTCCGACCCCGACCATCGAAGCTTCATCCCGGAGTCGAGATCGCTTTTATGAGGTACGCGGAGCGACAGCCGCGGAAGTTTTTTCATCCATCGGCAAACAAAAAATCGGGAATATTCCCGGGCGATCGGCCAGTGGCTTGACGGAAAGTAAATTGAGCTATTCGCTCGAGTCCACCTATGGCGGCAACAAGCCCTGTCGAGTTCTCTCCCTGAAACTCGACCTCAACCTCGTGATCACGCTGCCACGACACGCGAGCTCGAGAAATCTGGACCCTGATGCTCAGCGTAATTGGGAGATTTACGAAACGGCGGTGGAGGCGCATGAGTACCGGCATGTCGAAATTGAATTGCGCGGGCTCGAAGAGCTCACGCAACGCCTGCGCCGGGGCATCACGGACGGCAAAATCACCGCTGCAGGACAATCGGCGTGTGCGAATTACGTCGACGAACTACTTCGCCAACAAAGAAGTCTGACCAAACGCCGGCATGAGGATTTTCATGTCGAGGCGTCGCAGGAGGTGCGTGATCTGCAAGCCGCGGGCCGAGCGCGGCTGGATACTTTTGACGAGCAGTTGGAGCGCGATCAACGTGCCTTGAACGAATTGGCGGAAATGATCGGCGAGGTCCGTGACGAATATGACGATTTACTGGAGTCGATTCCCCTGAGTGCCCCGGGGCTGAGAGCCGACTCCTGGTCCATCGCTCGGGAACTGGCGGAGGAGCTCAATGCAGCCATCGACCGGCACCACGTCCTGCGGGAAGAACGCCAAGGGCAACTGGAGGCCCGCAAGCGGCTGGTCGAAGATTTGCAATGGATCCGCTGA
- the rpe gene encoding ribulose-phosphate 3-epimerase: MASSARIAPSILSADFSILGDEVRRVEAGGADIIHVDVMDGHFVPNLTIGPLVVNSLRPVTDLELDVHLMIEKPWDYIPEFAKAGADSITVHIETCPDPIDVIQQIHDLDKRAGITLCPRTPIESIQAVAGMVERVLIMSVEPGFGGQSFMPDQLDKVRTLVDWRDAEGHHYDIEIDGGIKAHNAAACAAAGVEVFVAGSAVFDADDYQTSITALRNHATSDA, from the coding sequence ATGGCCTCCAGCGCGCGCATTGCCCCGTCGATTCTCTCTGCCGATTTCAGCATTCTGGGGGACGAAGTCCGCCGTGTCGAAGCCGGCGGTGCCGATATCATTCATGTCGATGTGATGGACGGCCATTTCGTGCCCAACCTGACGATCGGGCCTCTGGTGGTCAACTCGCTTCGACCGGTCACCGATCTGGAACTGGACGTTCATTTGATGATCGAGAAGCCCTGGGACTATATCCCGGAATTCGCCAAAGCCGGGGCCGATTCGATCACCGTTCATATCGAGACCTGCCCGGATCCCATCGACGTCATCCAACAGATTCACGATCTCGACAAACGCGCCGGGATCACCCTTTGCCCGCGAACACCGATCGAATCGATTCAAGCTGTCGCAGGAATGGTCGAGAGAGTTTTGATCATGAGCGTGGAACCTGGTTTTGGCGGGCAAAGTTTCATGCCCGACCAACTCGACAAAGTCCGCACGCTGGTCGATTGGCGCGACGCCGAGGGACACCATTACGACATCGAGATCGACGGCGGCATCAAGGCCCATAACGCGGCTGCGTGCGCCGCCGCAGGTGTTGAGGTCTTTGTGGCGGGTTCCGCGGTCTTCGACGCCGATGACTATCAAACCTCGATCACGGCGCTCCGTAATCACGCAACCAGCGACGCCTGA
- a CDS encoding MATE family efflux transporter yields MSNDPQTPAATPPPMPSVREEFTGLARLATPVVIAELGWMGMGLVDTAMVGQVSPIAMGAVAVGSNVFFLFMGGGLGFLFGLDTVVAQAIGAGRIQEAHRSLIQGLILALVSSLLLTLCMFVSAMNLEYVGIPAEVLPYAQSYLWITALSMPALSIFMALRRYLQAMNLVGAFMVIVLVANILNALVNWVLVFGHWGFPAMEASGSAWATVISRAFMMIALAIYTIAHARHKQTGLLQTPLRVEMPLLLRITRIGLPAGGQFLLETGFFNIAALMAARLGPLPLAAHQVAITVAAFSFMAPLGISSATAVRVGQAVGRGDAPGARLAGRTALTSGGVLMLGFAVIFLTLGREIAAIFTSDTEVIAIAASIFVVAGAFQLFDGLQVIAVGALRGLGETRIPVVIGAFAYWVVGISLATILAFHQNLGVLGLWYGFIAGLAVAAVALLWVWNRQARNPLQHRITTSNTTGLDPGQPAG; encoded by the coding sequence ATGTCGAACGACCCACAAACCCCGGCGGCCACTCCGCCGCCAATGCCTTCGGTCCGAGAGGAGTTTACCGGCCTCGCGCGTCTGGCAACCCCGGTTGTGATCGCCGAATTGGGGTGGATGGGCATGGGCTTGGTCGATACGGCCATGGTCGGCCAGGTATCTCCGATCGCGATGGGTGCTGTGGCTGTTGGAAGCAACGTCTTTTTTCTTTTCATGGGAGGCGGACTCGGGTTTCTTTTCGGCCTCGACACGGTCGTGGCTCAGGCGATCGGCGCGGGTCGCATCCAGGAAGCCCATCGGTCCCTGATTCAGGGGCTCATTCTGGCGCTGGTTTCCTCCTTGCTCCTGACCCTGTGCATGTTCGTGTCGGCAATGAACCTGGAGTATGTCGGCATCCCGGCAGAGGTCCTGCCTTACGCCCAATCCTATTTATGGATCACCGCCTTGAGCATGCCGGCGCTTTCGATCTTCATGGCCCTAAGGCGCTATTTGCAAGCCATGAATCTCGTCGGCGCCTTTATGGTGATCGTGTTGGTCGCCAATATCCTCAATGCTCTGGTCAATTGGGTTCTTGTCTTCGGTCACTGGGGTTTTCCTGCAATGGAAGCCAGTGGATCCGCTTGGGCAACGGTGATCTCACGAGCCTTCATGATGATCGCACTCGCGATCTACACAATCGCCCACGCGCGCCACAAGCAGACCGGACTTCTCCAGACACCTCTGCGAGTGGAGATGCCTCTGCTCCTCCGGATCACCCGGATCGGACTACCCGCCGGTGGTCAATTCCTTCTGGAAACAGGTTTTTTCAATATCGCGGCGCTCATGGCCGCACGGCTGGGCCCATTACCGCTGGCGGCGCATCAAGTCGCCATCACCGTTGCCGCCTTTTCCTTTATGGCGCCTCTGGGCATTTCCTCGGCAACCGCCGTTCGTGTAGGGCAGGCTGTCGGGCGAGGAGATGCCCCCGGTGCCAGACTCGCCGGCCGGACGGCCCTGACCTCGGGCGGGGTTTTGATGCTCGGCTTTGCCGTGATCTTCCTGACCCTCGGGCGGGAAATTGCCGCTATCTTCACGTCCGATACGGAGGTAATCGCCATCGCCGCCAGCATCTTCGTCGTCGCCGGGGCCTTCCAACTCTTCGATGGACTTCAGGTGATCGCCGTCGGTGCCCTGCGCGGACTCGGAGAAACGCGGATCCCGGTCGTGATCGGTGCCTTTGCCTATTGGGTCGTCGGGATCTCCTTGGCGACGATCTTGGCTTTCCACCAGAATTTGGGCGTACTCGGCCTCTGGTATGGCTTTATCGCCGGCCTGGCTGTGGCCGCCGTCGCCTTGCTCTGGGTGTGGAACCGTCAGGCAAGAAACCCCCTGCAGCATCGAATTACGACATCGAACACCACTGGACTCGACCCCGGGCAACCTGCTGGCTAG
- a CDS encoding SMP-30/gluconolactonase/LRE family protein: MNVIAEGFAFLEGPRWREDSLYFSDMHSEAVFRWCEGKGVEKVVEVRERPSGLGWDPQGRLLIVSMRNRSLLRWDGSQLETVADLSSIATFDTNDMVVDARGGAYIGNFGSSIEGEGTVFPDPAKLAYVSPDGQARVVAEDLLFPNGSVITPDGKTLIVGETFAGRMTAFDIRSDGSLENRRIWAEMTGRAPDGCCLDDEGAVWVASPTTNDFVRVREGGEILDRIEVDRMAIACTLGGPDGRSLFLLTSKTTESAEARRAKSARIEEHRVQVPSGNSP; the protein is encoded by the coding sequence ATGAATGTGATCGCCGAGGGCTTTGCTTTTCTGGAGGGACCGCGGTGGCGCGAAGATTCCCTCTATTTTTCGGATATGCATAGCGAAGCAGTTTTTCGCTGGTGCGAAGGCAAAGGCGTCGAGAAAGTCGTCGAAGTCAGGGAACGCCCTTCCGGATTGGGATGGGATCCTCAGGGGAGACTCCTGATCGTCTCGATGAGAAATCGCTCGCTGCTGCGCTGGGACGGTTCGCAGCTGGAAACCGTGGCCGACCTTTCCTCAATCGCCACTTTCGATACCAACGATATGGTCGTGGACGCGCGCGGCGGCGCGTATATCGGGAACTTCGGCTCGAGCATCGAGGGAGAGGGAACGGTTTTCCCCGATCCAGCAAAACTCGCCTACGTCTCCCCCGACGGACAGGCCCGGGTGGTCGCCGAAGATCTCCTCTTTCCCAATGGCTCGGTGATTACACCCGATGGCAAAACACTGATCGTCGGCGAGACCTTCGCCGGACGAATGACAGCTTTTGATATTCGGTCCGACGGAAGTCTGGAAAACCGCCGCATATGGGCGGAGATGACGGGCCGGGCACCCGATGGTTGCTGCCTGGACGACGAAGGGGCGGTCTGGGTAGCCAGCCCCACCACCAATGATTTCGTCCGAGTGCGCGAGGGTGGCGAGATTCTGGATAGAATCGAGGTCGACCGCATGGCGATCGCCTGCACTCTCGGCGGTCCCGATGGGCGGTCCCTCTTTCTCCTCACCTCCAAAACGACCGAGAGTGCCGAGGCTCGCAGGGCGAAAAGTGCGCGCATCGAGGAGCATCGAGTTCAGGTCCCCAGCGGCAATAGTCCCTGA
- a CDS encoding cytochrome P450 gives MATVTFEPRSGPSWRDPFPMYKAMRDHGPILHVPKGDYWVLSRFEEIWQAARDTETFSSASGLTTTYGDMEAMNLAPTMVMMDPPRHTDFRKLVSAGFTPRKVQALEPAMRSYVVEKIEEMRGKGSCDFVEGLARPLPCWVVANYLGVPIEDRPLFDDWTHAIVGGSAEGNLLDAGGGAAAVGELYEYFTALVEQKRSHPGDDMVSELIASKLEGNPLGILEILGYAFVMITGGNDTATGLLAGAAELLTTYPEQRQKLIDDPGKIANAVEELLRLTSPVQGLARTLTRDVEIDGQKIPAGRKVLLHYGSGNRDEREFGPTASDFDVDRKIDRILTFTIGPHYCLGAAAARMQGQIVLEELLQRCPNFSADVAAGEFARGAVVRRHEALPLTTAP, from the coding sequence ATGGCAACGGTGACCTTCGAGCCGCGCAGCGGCCCAAGCTGGAGAGATCCATTCCCGATGTACAAGGCGATGCGAGATCATGGCCCCATTCTCCACGTACCCAAGGGAGATTACTGGGTTTTATCCCGCTTTGAGGAGATCTGGCAGGCGGCTCGCGACACCGAAACCTTTTCATCAGCCTCCGGCCTGACAACAACTTACGGCGATATGGAAGCGATGAACCTGGCGCCGACGATGGTCATGATGGACCCGCCCCGTCATACTGATTTTCGCAAATTGGTCAGCGCCGGCTTCACGCCTCGCAAGGTACAGGCGCTCGAACCTGCGATGCGGTCGTATGTAGTTGAAAAAATTGAGGAAATGCGCGGCAAGGGCTCCTGTGATTTTGTCGAAGGGCTCGCGCGCCCTCTCCCCTGCTGGGTCGTGGCCAACTATCTCGGCGTGCCCATTGAAGATCGGCCTCTCTTCGACGACTGGACCCATGCAATTGTCGGCGGCAGCGCCGAAGGGAATCTTCTGGATGCCGGCGGCGGCGCTGCAGCTGTAGGCGAGCTCTATGAATATTTCACCGCGTTGGTCGAGCAGAAACGGAGCCACCCCGGAGACGATATGGTCTCGGAGCTGATTGCTTCGAAGTTGGAAGGAAACCCGCTGGGGATCCTCGAAATCCTGGGCTACGCCTTCGTCATGATCACCGGCGGCAACGACACCGCCACCGGCTTGCTCGCGGGCGCCGCTGAACTTCTGACCACCTACCCCGAGCAGCGCCAGAAGCTGATTGATGATCCGGGTAAAATTGCCAATGCGGTCGAGGAACTGCTTCGCCTCACATCCCCCGTCCAGGGACTCGCGCGGACCCTCACCCGTGACGTTGAGATCGATGGCCAGAAAATTCCTGCGGGTCGCAAGGTGCTGCTGCATTACGGATCCGGCAATCGTGACGAACGTGAATTCGGACCCACCGCGAGCGATTTCGACGTTGATCGTAAAATTGACAGAATTCTCACCTTCACCATCGGCCCCCATTATTGTCTCGGGGCTGCGGCCGCACGAATGCAGGGCCAGATCGTTCTCGAGGAACTCCTACAGCGATGCCCGAACTTCTCCGCCGACGTGGCCGCAGGAGAATTCGCGCGCGGTGCGGTCGTGCGTCGCCACGAAGCCCTTCCTCTGACGACGGCCCCCTGA
- a CDS encoding metallopeptidase family protein, whose amino-acid sequence MEETARATSWISRSRFRALVTQALDGIPSSVQESIRNVEIVIEDAPSDEVLKSLGLARREGSLFGLYEGVPPIERGSDFPMLPDRIVLYYETLTDAHRDEYHLRREVRRTLIHELGHHFGFDDRHLRGRGY is encoded by the coding sequence GTGGAAGAGACAGCACGAGCCACATCCTGGATTTCACGATCCCGCTTTCGAGCGCTGGTGACGCAGGCACTGGACGGGATTCCGTCCTCTGTGCAGGAGTCCATTCGCAATGTCGAAATCGTTATCGAGGACGCACCCTCCGACGAGGTTCTGAAATCCTTGGGACTGGCGCGCCGGGAAGGCAGCCTGTTTGGTCTTTACGAGGGTGTCCCGCCGATCGAACGCGGCAGCGATTTTCCGATGCTGCCAGATCGTATCGTACTTTATTATGAAACGCTGACAGACGCGCATCGAGATGAGTATCATCTTCGGCGGGAAGTGAGGCGGACACTGATTCATGAACTCGGGCATCATTTCGGGTTCGATGATCGCCACCTGCGAGGGAGAGGATATTGA
- a CDS encoding glycerol-3-phosphate dehydrogenase/oxidase gives MSFSVDTRISDLDAMEAEGVDLLVVGGGITGAGIARDAAMRGLSVGLVERGDFASGTSSRSSKLIHGGLRYLEQGEINLVLEANRERKCLTEIAPHLAMHARLAFPVHGRTSAGLMKLRAGLWAFEKMAKIPAEELHEVWDRDESVARIPGLLKDRLQGSAVYTEYITDDARLTLETLKSAKRYGARVVNRAPATALREQESALTVSGDGQSRRAGLVVGLRDDLSGRSLDVNAAVVVNAAGPWVDSVRRLGGAANDRMQLTKGIHLVVERERLPVDDIVVMRAQDKRILFVVPFEDICWIGTTDTFYPEAVERPEITREDVDYLLEATNRNWPDQPIDPSEVRGAWAGVRPLLRQEGKNPSEISRKDEVLIEPNGLLSIAGGKLTTYRQMAERVVDAVVERLGGAGTPCRTGEVPLVEGEEPISMVRTRLSDEEIRFAIEEESASSVTDVLERRARANFFAADNGLGAVESVASTLAGRMGWTDEETDQEIRLYQARIREDLAWRQE, from the coding sequence TTGAGTTTTTCAGTTGATACCAGAATTTCGGATCTTGATGCCATGGAAGCGGAGGGCGTCGACCTTCTCGTCGTTGGGGGTGGAATTACCGGTGCCGGTATCGCCCGAGATGCCGCGATGCGGGGACTCTCCGTCGGGTTGGTTGAGCGAGGAGATTTTGCCTCCGGCACCTCGAGTCGCTCGTCCAAATTGATTCACGGCGGCCTGCGTTATCTGGAGCAGGGAGAGATCAATCTGGTTCTCGAAGCCAACCGGGAGCGGAAATGCCTCACCGAGATTGCTCCGCACCTCGCAATGCACGCACGGCTGGCGTTTCCGGTTCACGGCCGGACAAGTGCCGGCTTGATGAAGCTGCGGGCTGGACTTTGGGCCTTCGAGAAGATGGCGAAAATACCAGCTGAAGAATTGCATGAAGTCTGGGATCGCGACGAATCGGTCGCGCGAATCCCCGGATTACTCAAGGACCGACTGCAGGGATCGGCTGTCTACACGGAGTATATTACCGACGATGCCCGCCTGACACTGGAAACTCTGAAATCGGCCAAGCGCTATGGAGCGAGGGTCGTCAACCGAGCCCCTGCAACTGCGCTGCGAGAACAGGAGTCCGCGCTGACGGTATCCGGCGATGGACAGAGCCGGAGGGCGGGCCTTGTCGTTGGTCTGCGCGATGACCTTTCGGGACGCTCGCTGGATGTGAATGCGGCTGTCGTGGTGAATGCAGCCGGCCCGTGGGTCGATTCGGTCCGCCGTCTTGGCGGTGCCGCAAATGATCGCATGCAATTGACCAAGGGAATCCATCTGGTGGTCGAGCGAGAGCGTCTTCCCGTCGATGATATTGTCGTGATGCGAGCGCAGGACAAGCGTATTCTTTTCGTCGTTCCCTTTGAGGATATCTGCTGGATCGGTACCACCGATACATTCTATCCAGAGGCGGTAGAGCGACCGGAGATCACCCGCGAGGATGTCGACTATCTACTCGAGGCCACCAACCGGAACTGGCCTGATCAGCCCATCGATCCAAGCGAGGTCCGGGGCGCCTGGGCTGGCGTGCGACCGCTTTTGCGACAGGAGGGAAAAAACCCCTCGGAGATCTCGCGAAAGGATGAAGTTCTCATCGAGCCTAACGGTCTTCTTTCGATTGCTGGTGGCAAGCTCACCACATACCGCCAGATGGCGGAGCGAGTGGTGGATGCCGTTGTGGAGCGATTGGGCGGGGCGGGAACGCCATGCCGCACCGGCGAAGTTCCTCTGGTGGAAGGCGAGGAGCCAATCTCGATGGTGCGCACGCGTCTCTCGGATGAGGAGATCCGCTTCGCGATCGAAGAAGAGAGCGCATCTTCGGTGACCGACGTTCTCGAGCGTCGGGCCCGTGCAAACTTTTTCGCAGCGGATAATGGTCTGGGTGCCGTGGAGAGCGTGGCGTCCACGCTGGCCGGACGGATGGGTTGGACAGATGAAGAGACGGATCAGGAGATTCGCCTCTATCAAGCGAGGATCCGTGAGGATCTGGCCTGGCGGCAGGAGTAG